A single region of the Macrobrachium rosenbergii isolate ZJJX-2024 chromosome 5, ASM4041242v1, whole genome shotgun sequence genome encodes:
- the LOC136838486 gene encoding bone morphogenetic protein 2-like isoform X1 — MTLAEIVVVLLAVATCGIALPPVALREATSLVHADVHPKGPTKLLQAFGLSQPGVRRWHSEPPQYMLDLYNEVAEPNGLTRLPGPYGATVIRAFSEKGLKRGLFCSDGSSESRFAFSVSGFEVGEETLQAELHVYHARLQKAHRHLLDDNLYTLEVSTEVEGERRVLAKQHVAAHSSGWRVFQVGNRLMKVTAPGREVEDVEEGADDDGDERQVVLQVIAKTLQGSTLPLAFHHGLQGTRRPLLVFFNTYVPSDSQFAPALHRGVDKPPVPRKEYEAPSINRLRRSAADEETTTTVAPALEIPSGCERRDMLVDFASIGWSSWIVYPTSYNAYQCLGQCSFPLGQDLNPTNHAIVQSIINNSGDFPLVQRPCCVPSTYGNLSLLYYDADENVVLKQYDKMVAIECGCH, encoded by the exons ATGACTTTGGCTGAGATCGTGGTGGTCCTCTTGGCCGTGGCCACCTGCGGTATCGCTCTTCCCCCCGTGGCCCTCCGGGAAGCGACGTCCCTCGTGCACGCGGATGTGCACCCAAAGGGACCCACGAAACTCCTTCAG GCATTCGGTTTATCTCAACCCGGTGTCCGCCGGTGGCACTCAGAGCCTCCGCAGTATATGCTGGATCTATACAACGAAGTGGCGGAGCCAAATGGCCTGACGCGTCTTCCTGGTCCGTATGGTGCCACAGTCATCCGGGCCTTCTCCGAGAAAG GCCTGAAACGTGGATTATTTTGCTCAGATGGAAGTAGTGAGTCGAGATTCGCATTTTCTGTCAGTGGATTTGAGGTGGGCGAAGAGACTCTGCAGGCTGAACTTCACGTATATCACGCGAGACTGCAGAAGGCCCACAGGCATCTCTTGGACGACAACCTCTACACG CTGGAAGTTTCGACGGAGGTTGAAGGCGAGCGCCGCGTGCTAGCTAAGCAACACGTGGCAGCGCACAGCAGCGGATGGCGCGTGTTCCAGGTGGGGAATCGCCTCATGAAGGTGACGGCTCCGGGACGGGAGGTGGAGGACGTGGAGGAGGGGGccgacgacgacggcgacgaaagGCAAGTCGTTCTGCAGGTTATTGCAAAGACCCTCCAGGGGAGTACTTTGCCCCTGGCGTTCCACCACGGCCTTCAGGGGACCCGTCGGCCGCTTTTGGTCTTCTTCAATACCTACGTGCCGAGTGACAGTCAGTTTGCGCCTGCTCTTCACAGAGGTGTGGACAAACCCCCAG tacCCAGAAAGGAATACGAAGCTCCGTCCATAAACCGCTTGAGACGATCCGCAGCAGACGAGGAGACCACCACCACCGTCGCGCCAGCGCTGGAAATCCCTTCGGGATGCGAGCGCCGGGACATGCTGGTCGACTTCGCCAGCATCGGCTGGTCCTCCTGGATCGTGTACCCGACGAGCTACAACGCCTACCAGTGCCTAGGCCAGTGCAGCTTCCCGCTGGGCCAAGACCTCAACCCGACCAACCACGCCATCGTGCAGAGCATCATCAACAACTCCGGGGACTTCCCCCTCGTCCAGAGGCCCTGCTGCGTGCCCTCCACCTACGGGAACCTTTCCCTCTTGTATTACGACGCCGACGAGAACGTCGTCCTCAAACAGTACGATAAGATGGTGGCCATCGAGTGCGGTTGCCATTAA
- the LOC136838486 gene encoding bone morphogenetic protein 2-like isoform X2, which yields MTLAEIVVVLLAVATCGIALPPVALREATSLVHADVHPKGPTKLLQAFGLSQPGVRRWHSEPPQYMLDLYNEVAEPNGLTRLPGPYGATVIRAFSEKDGSSESRFAFSVSGFEVGEETLQAELHVYHARLQKAHRHLLDDNLYTLEVSTEVEGERRVLAKQHVAAHSSGWRVFQVGNRLMKVTAPGREVEDVEEGADDDGDERQVVLQVIAKTLQGSTLPLAFHHGLQGTRRPLLVFFNTYVPSDSQFAPALHRGVDKPPVPRKEYEAPSINRLRRSAADEETTTTVAPALEIPSGCERRDMLVDFASIGWSSWIVYPTSYNAYQCLGQCSFPLGQDLNPTNHAIVQSIINNSGDFPLVQRPCCVPSTYGNLSLLYYDADENVVLKQYDKMVAIECGCH from the exons ATGACTTTGGCTGAGATCGTGGTGGTCCTCTTGGCCGTGGCCACCTGCGGTATCGCTCTTCCCCCCGTGGCCCTCCGGGAAGCGACGTCCCTCGTGCACGCGGATGTGCACCCAAAGGGACCCACGAAACTCCTTCAG GCATTCGGTTTATCTCAACCCGGTGTCCGCCGGTGGCACTCAGAGCCTCCGCAGTATATGCTGGATCTATACAACGAAGTGGCGGAGCCAAATGGCCTGACGCGTCTTCCTGGTCCGTATGGTGCCACAGTCATCCGGGCCTTCTCCGAGAAAG ATGGAAGTAGTGAGTCGAGATTCGCATTTTCTGTCAGTGGATTTGAGGTGGGCGAAGAGACTCTGCAGGCTGAACTTCACGTATATCACGCGAGACTGCAGAAGGCCCACAGGCATCTCTTGGACGACAACCTCTACACG CTGGAAGTTTCGACGGAGGTTGAAGGCGAGCGCCGCGTGCTAGCTAAGCAACACGTGGCAGCGCACAGCAGCGGATGGCGCGTGTTCCAGGTGGGGAATCGCCTCATGAAGGTGACGGCTCCGGGACGGGAGGTGGAGGACGTGGAGGAGGGGGccgacgacgacggcgacgaaagGCAAGTCGTTCTGCAGGTTATTGCAAAGACCCTCCAGGGGAGTACTTTGCCCCTGGCGTTCCACCACGGCCTTCAGGGGACCCGTCGGCCGCTTTTGGTCTTCTTCAATACCTACGTGCCGAGTGACAGTCAGTTTGCGCCTGCTCTTCACAGAGGTGTGGACAAACCCCCAG tacCCAGAAAGGAATACGAAGCTCCGTCCATAAACCGCTTGAGACGATCCGCAGCAGACGAGGAGACCACCACCACCGTCGCGCCAGCGCTGGAAATCCCTTCGGGATGCGAGCGCCGGGACATGCTGGTCGACTTCGCCAGCATCGGCTGGTCCTCCTGGATCGTGTACCCGACGAGCTACAACGCCTACCAGTGCCTAGGCCAGTGCAGCTTCCCGCTGGGCCAAGACCTCAACCCGACCAACCACGCCATCGTGCAGAGCATCATCAACAACTCCGGGGACTTCCCCCTCGTCCAGAGGCCCTGCTGCGTGCCCTCCACCTACGGGAACCTTTCCCTCTTGTATTACGACGCCGACGAGAACGTCGTCCTCAAACAGTACGATAAGATGGTGGCCATCGAGTGCGGTTGCCATTAA